In the Malaya genurostris strain Urasoe2022 chromosome 1, Malgen_1.1, whole genome shotgun sequence genome, one interval contains:
- the LOC131425837 gene encoding NCK-interacting protein with SH3 domain, whose product MGERLLNETESFEMLKALYDFTAVYPKTISFDEGEYFILHQTSARQRNWWQVVSMKGNIGFVPSNYVMKLKVDPNFLNGFLESSIESLRMSTEKEINGIINRDELIDRLVEKQNKIEKILKSEFSEDDDEESPVRIGNGTIPNMEKRAYDNCIDSSPNHRSERRRSPVPSKPEKLSKKSLSSSAVCAATNVPQFVQESPSMSVLSSKLNQEEPLTPTAQEHSIVSEVSETETTNTATTTTTTTTSDEITAISRGDEDIPKTEPTAEPEAQTDQEMELETTNNDDMTASENEPQPKESSTKEPTSDPETIAESQNLNEIPLMNIEPQDVYQVVDAIRTNTNLSHEMACVALRVMLSELEPILPPSVVKHLEPVALHLTAPLDVADGFLAQTHDAQRLRVIFAGLSECKNDSEQRTWMLHEDEADISRYLCELIGILTDADPKICRNEMAVDHYQSVINLVLYYQMETRWSIRKLLLKAFKAMCHLDYTTVDILLGSVLPLEIVQDMISNARNVEKLQELANMLIIVFSIGRKMPINQQEHLRADFVIFLLNLIETPPETDVHNVLSDTMINLILSFNLQFENFTENVVLEAMEQIRTAKTFTEKILVLINREEDPVHTLKHTPAHTNPVLKMLVDLFSRPETASIFYTNDQNVLIDILVRQLSDLSAGEPIRKWYLELCRKIVRNTGYPEHQHRKQDLMKIFTRIFCEETECSAGDQQIVREIANEFPQIFKA is encoded by the exons ATGGGGGaacgtttgttgaacgaaacag AGAGCTTCGAGATGCTCAAGGCACTGTATGATTTTACGGCTGTTTACCCAAAAACAATTAGCTTCGATGAGGGTGAATACTTTATACTACATCAAACCAGTGCCCGGCAAAGGAACTGGTGGCAAGTTGTCAGTATGAAGGGCAACATTGGCTTCGTACCATCGAATTATGTCATGAAACTGAAG GTCGATCCAAACTTTCTCAATGGATTTCTTgaatccagtatcgaatcgttgcgAATGTCGACCGAGAAGGAAATAAATGGCATTATTAACCGAGATGAACTCATCGATCGGCTGGTCGAAAAGCagaataaaatcgaaaaaatacttAAG AGTGAATTCTCCGAAGATGACGATGAAGAATCGCCAGTAAGAATCGGTAATGGAACTATTCCGAATATGGAGAAACGTGCTTATGATAACTGTATAG ATTCATCTCCCAATCACCGAAGCGAACGTCGCCGATCTCCAGTGCCATCGAAACCGGAAAAACTTTCCAAAAAATCACTTTCAAGCTCAGCCGTATGTGCTGCTACCAATGTCCCCCAATTTGTACAAGAAAGTCCAAGTATGAGCGTACTATCTTCGAAACTGAACCAGGAAGAGCCTCTAACACCAACTGCGCAGGAACACAGTATCGTATCCGAGGTGTCCGAAACGGAAACAACCAATACTGCAACCACCACTACAACGACAACCACCAGTGACGAAATTACTGCTATATCTCGAGGTGACGAAGATATCCCCAAAACAGAGCCAACGGCCGAACCGGAGGCGCAAACAGATCaggagatggagttggaaacaACCAACAATGACGACATGACGGCCAGTGAAAATGAACCCCAGCCAAAAGAGTCTTCTACCAAAGAACCTACCAGCGATCCGGAAACAATTGCTGAAAGTCAGAATTTGAACGAAATCCCATTAATGAACATCGAACCGCAAGACGTATACCAGGTGGTAGACGCAATTCGCACCAACACAAATCTGAGCCACGAAATGGCTTGCGTGGCGCTTCGTGTAATGCTCAGTGAACTTGAGCCTATACTGCCTCCGTCGGTGGTGAAACACCTGGAACCCGTTGCTTTACATTTAACAGCCCCTCTTGATGTGGCCGATGGTTTCCTAGCACAAACACACGATGCGCAACGATTACGCGTCATCTTTGCCGGTTTGTCGGAGTGTAAAAACGATTCCGAACAGCGCACCTGGATGTTACATGAAGATGAAGCGGACATCAGCCGCTACCTGTGTGAACTTATTGGTATTCTCACCGATGCGGATCCCAAGATCTGCCGCAATGAAATGGCCGTCGATCACTACCAGAGTGTCATCAATCTAGTTTtatattatcagatggaaactcGCTGGTCCATACGAAAGTTACTGCTGAAAGCCTTCAAAGCTATGTGTCACCTTGATTACACGACGGTGGACATTTTGCTTGGGTCAGTACTTCCCTTGGAAATAGTTCAGgatatgatttccaacgcaaggAACGTAGAGAAACTGCAAGAGCTAGCCAACATGTTGATCATTGTGTTTTCAATCGGCAGAAAGATGCCTATAAATCAACAGG AACACCTACGTGCGGATTTCGTTATCTTCTTGTTGAATCTGATAGAAACTCCTCCGGAAACGGATGTGCACAATGTTCTCTCTGACACCATGATCAATTTGATTCTATCGTTCAATttgcaatttgaaaactttacggAGAACGTTGTGTTAGAAGCAATGGAACAAATCCGGACGGCAAAAACATTTACGGAAAAGATACTGGTTCTCATAAATCGTGAAG AAGATCCAGTCCACACATTGAAGCACACTCCTGCGCATACAAATCCGGTTCTGAAGATGCTAGTAGATCTATTCAGTCGGCCAGAAACTGCTTCCATTTTCTATACGAATGATCAAAATGTACTCATTGACATTCTGGTGCGTCAGTTGTCGGATCTCTCTGCTGGGGAACCC ATCCGCAAATGGTACTTAGAACTGTGCCGAAAAATTGTCAGGAACACAGGCTATCCCGAACACCAGCATCGTAAACAAGATTTGATGAAGATTTTCACCCGCATTTTCTGTGAGGAAACTGAGTGCAGCGCCGGAGATCAACAGATTGTTCGAGAAATCGCGAATGAATTCCCGCAGATCTTCAAAGCGTGA
- the LOC131425838 gene encoding nudC domain-containing protein 1 — translation MKLLELRPDRSLLKSNFDGYKLSLEPIPILRTDLTDLSRPDHVRPGEQQYSCLHAQLFGLQNHLVRDPWAAGSCYFIDQSWIVRRIQYDEAIGKIKPISSVFKLGRTRGPRHDGDYNCSLVFLSEKFALIAEGQGRLLLVDTGDRQRGDEWKGKFSFPDVEGLDGGFVLLDGRFEIISGVRQIHAVVVCIKQNEGAFETVIYWLKAVQADSNQDWKYHSHRVLKGKGFPNYCTLEYKSASLILVSDKPFKFVVDTESPIEEAIAVPEVKEEPVLENEKVLFEWTQTMDDITVKIPKEEGINYRITNDDGKLKIFRNEELIIDGEGFFAPVDSELTSWSNESAELQISLFKQQSGVMWPFLFPGSTEESRDVPDDEMPPVSNLASQLEDCDFGDSGQDVEYSIERLSAVGHETTHKIFLGSNAPLFSVCLRPGFPAALAMRHDVDACLWLQQSAADWSLRHEGTLHAFGYVQASKQQRKFLMCSPDLEYAVICEAERHVFIYKASYGSASGLRNRNGPQVTIGQQKLVTLEGCGEILGLSCENDYTILLTETKILVLQLRIEE, via the coding sequence atgaaattgttaGAACTAAGACCAGATCGTTCTCTGCTGAAGTCCAACTTTGATGGCTACAAGCTATCGCTCGAACCAATTCCAATACTTCGCACTGATCTGACTGATTTGTCCCGGCCCGATCATGTACGACCAGGTGAGCAGCAGTATTCATGCTTGCATGCACAACTTTTTGGGCTTCAGAATCACCTAGTGCGGGACCCATGGGCTGCGGGCAGCTGTTACTTCATCGATCAATCGTGGATTGTTCGTCGAATTCAATATGATGAAGCAATTGGAAAAATTAAACCAATCAGTTCGGTTTTTAAGCTGGGTCGTACTCGAGGACCTCGTCATGATGGAGACTACAATTGCTCGTTGGTGTTTTTGTCGGAGAAATTTGCATTGATTGCGGAAGGCCAAGGAAGGTTACTGTTGGTAGATACCGGTGACCGCCAAAGAGGAGATGAATGGAAAGGAAAATTTTCTTTTCCAGATGTTGAAGGACTTGACGGAGGATTTGTTCTTCTAGACGGAAGATTCGAAATAATTAGTGGAGTACGACAAATTCACGCTGTTGTGGTTTGTATCAAGCAAAATGAAGGAGCTTTCGAAACCGTAATCTACTGGTTGAAAGCAGTTCAGGCGGATTCCAACCAAGACTGGAAATATCATTCTCATcgggttttgaaaggaaaaggcTTTCCGAATTATTGCACTTTAGAATATAAAAGTGCTTCGTTAATATTGGTTAGTGATAAACCATTCAAATTTGTTGTCGACACTGAGAGCCCGATCGAAGAGGCTATCGCAGTACCTGAAGTGAAAGAAGAACCGGTTTTGGAAAATGAGAAAGTTCTTTTTGAATGGACACAAACAATGGATGACATCACCGTAAAAATTCCTAAAGAAGAAGGTATTAACTATCGAATAACAAATGACGATGGTAAATTGAAGATTTTTCGAAATGAAGAACTAATAATTGATGGAGAAGGTTTCTTTGCGCCCGTTGACTCGGAATTGACAAGCTGGAGCAATGAATCTGCAGAGCTTCAAATTTCCCTATTTAAACAACAATCAGGTGTGATGTGGCCTTTCCTATTCCCTGGAAGTACAGAGGAATCTCGTGATGTTCCGGACGACGAAATGCCTCCTGTGTCCAATCTTGCTTCTCAGCTGGAAGATTGTGATTTTGGAGACTCTGGCCAGGATGTAGaatattcaattgaaaggttgaGTGCTGTTGGTCACGAAACTACTCACAAAATCTTTCTCGGTAGCAATGCCCCCTTATTCTCGGTATGTCTAAGACCAGGATTTCCTGCAGCACTTGCTATGCGACACGATGTAGATGCGTGCCTGTGGTTGCAACAATCAGCAGCAGATTGGTCCTTAAGGCATGAAGGCACACTGCATGCTTTTGGTTACGTTCAAGCTTCGAAACagcagagaaaatttttgatgtgTTCGCCTGATTTAGAGTATGCAGTGATCTGCGAGGCCGAGCGTCATGTTTTCATCTACAAAGCGAGCTATGGTTCAGCCAGCGGGTTGCGGAACCGGAATGGACCACAGGTCACAATCGGACAGCAAAAACTTGTTACTTTGGAGGGATGTGGAGAAATTCTGGGTCTAAGCTGTGAGAacgattatactatattattgaCCGAAACTAAAATTCTAGTGTTACAGTTGCGAATTGAAGAGTAA